From Halosolutus amylolyticus, a single genomic window includes:
- a CDS encoding DsbA family protein, giving the protein MHRRSFLTAAATGTTLSIAGCTALFEASLPDELEGTDPDPDQLPAPSIGSGPVPIDAYVDFACPHCHDFHEDVLPDLENRLLDADEATYRHRDFPLPAGDRSIAMANAARAVQAETRTEDDPAGEFFTYKLAVIEADDLSDDGLAAIAADETDVEAAVVRDALDAGTYYPTLAADWQRGDDHGVAETPTVLVDGDEVDDPFDADAIVERVRDAA; this is encoded by the coding sequence ATGCACCGCCGTTCGTTTCTGACCGCGGCCGCCACCGGCACGACCCTCTCGATCGCCGGCTGTACGGCGCTCTTCGAGGCGTCGCTCCCCGACGAACTCGAAGGGACCGATCCGGACCCCGACCAGCTCCCGGCCCCGTCGATCGGCTCCGGGCCCGTTCCGATCGACGCGTACGTGGACTTCGCCTGCCCGCACTGTCACGACTTCCACGAGGACGTCCTGCCCGACCTCGAAAATCGTCTCCTCGATGCCGACGAGGCGACCTACCGCCACCGCGACTTCCCGCTGCCGGCCGGCGATCGGTCGATCGCGATGGCCAACGCCGCGCGGGCGGTCCAGGCGGAGACGAGAACGGAGGACGACCCGGCCGGCGAGTTCTTCACGTACAAACTGGCCGTGATCGAGGCCGACGACCTGAGCGACGACGGCCTGGCGGCGATCGCTGCCGACGAGACCGACGTCGAGGCGGCCGTCGTTCGCGACGCCCTCGACGCGGGGACGTACTATCCAACGCTTGCGGCCGACTGGCAACGCGGTGACGACCACGGGGTTGCCGAGACGCCGACGGTCCTGGTCGACGGGGACGAGGTCGACGACCCGTTCGACGCCGACGCGATCGTCGAGCGCGTCCGGGACGCCGCGTAG
- a CDS encoding potassium channel family protein: protein MERWQRRAAKTIGGILVLIFLTSILYHYLMVAVEGRSAGYFHHSQVVVETVTGTGYGSDSPWDSPLSNLFVMAMDLGTFLILFIVLPYVFQPILEETLSPDVPRTTDLTDHVVVCGYSPRGDRLVDEFEARGVDYVVVAEDEAEALELDEAGVSVVHGDPTAVETLYRARIDEAASVVIDTADEIAASVVLAVRERSETVRIAVMSRDLTFERPMRYAGADAVVTPRHLLGQRIAERIQTELDPRLSDVTSLGEDFSLVEVTVFEESPICGQTLAETDILESEDVSLAGLWTDGEFVSSPSPDLEIDENTVLLLAGSEAQLKALEARTAPARPEESRVVVAGYGEVGSTVRERLRSADIDCTVIDVEDDEDVDVVGDVTRESVLRQADLETATAYVVTIGDDDEAILSVLVARELAADLDIVVRVNDSENESKVRRAGGDYVLSLPDISGRLLALDVLREEILSYDRQLQVVRFDADDLAGQSLADTEIPETDCILVGVERSGEIVTDVPSEFVFEPDDSLLLAGDDEAIDAFESASELT, encoded by the coding sequence ATGGAGCGCTGGCAACGGCGGGCGGCCAAGACGATCGGCGGGATTCTGGTCCTCATTTTCCTGACGTCGATCCTGTATCACTACCTCATGGTCGCCGTCGAGGGCCGATCGGCGGGTTACTTCCACCACTCGCAGGTCGTCGTCGAGACCGTCACGGGAACGGGGTACGGCTCCGACTCGCCGTGGGACTCGCCCCTCTCGAACCTGTTCGTGATGGCGATGGACCTCGGCACCTTCCTGATCCTGTTTATCGTCCTGCCTTACGTCTTCCAGCCGATCCTCGAGGAGACGCTCTCTCCCGACGTTCCACGGACCACGGATCTGACCGACCACGTCGTCGTCTGTGGCTACTCGCCGCGGGGCGATCGGCTCGTCGACGAGTTCGAGGCGCGCGGCGTCGACTACGTCGTCGTCGCCGAGGACGAGGCGGAAGCGCTGGAACTGGACGAGGCCGGCGTGTCGGTAGTCCACGGGGACCCCACGGCCGTCGAGACGCTCTATCGGGCGCGGATCGACGAGGCCGCGTCGGTCGTGATCGACACCGCCGACGAGATCGCAGCGAGCGTCGTGCTCGCAGTCAGGGAACGCTCCGAGACGGTCCGGATCGCCGTCATGAGCAGGGACCTCACGTTCGAGCGGCCGATGCGGTACGCCGGGGCCGATGCCGTCGTGACGCCGCGTCACCTGCTCGGACAGCGAATCGCCGAACGGATCCAGACGGAACTCGACCCGCGGCTGAGCGACGTGACGAGTCTCGGCGAGGACTTCTCCCTCGTCGAGGTAACGGTCTTCGAGGAGAGTCCGATCTGCGGCCAGACGCTGGCCGAGACGGACATCCTCGAGTCGGAGGACGTCTCGCTCGCCGGCCTCTGGACGGACGGCGAGTTCGTCAGTTCCCCGTCGCCGGACCTCGAGATCGACGAGAACACCGTGTTGCTCCTCGCCGGGAGCGAGGCCCAACTGAAAGCCCTCGAGGCTCGGACTGCCCCCGCCCGTCCCGAGGAATCACGCGTCGTCGTGGCCGGCTACGGCGAGGTCGGCTCGACGGTCCGGGAGCGACTCCGATCGGCCGACATCGATTGCACGGTCATCGACGTCGAGGACGACGAGGACGTCGACGTCGTGGGCGACGTGACGCGCGAATCGGTACTCAGGCAGGCGGACCTCGAGACGGCGACCGCGTACGTCGTCACGATCGGGGACGATGACGAGGCGATCCTCTCGGTCCTCGTCGCCCGCGAACTCGCCGCCGACCTCGACATCGTCGTCCGGGTGAACGACTCGGAAAACGAGAGCAAGGTCCGGCGGGCCGGCGGCGACTACGTCCTCAGCCTCCCCGACATCAGCGGCCGACTGCTCGCGCTCGACGTCCTCCGCGAAGAGATCCTCTCTTACGATCGGCAGCTACAGGTGGTCCGATTCGACGCCGACGACCTCGCGGGGCAGTCGCTCGCAGACACCGAGATTCCGGAGACCGACTGTATCCTCGTCGGCGTCGAGCGATCGGGCGAGATCGTCACGGACGTCCCGTCGGAGTTCGTGTTCGAACCCGACGATAGCCTCCTGCTCGCGGGCGACGACGAGGCGATCGACGCGTTCGAGTCGGCGTCCGAACTGACCTGA
- a CDS encoding potassium channel family protein gives MNTWWRRIGISLVPVFGLVLFYAVLYQWGMATFEGTDRSLVKSIQIVVEILTTAGFGGDTDSWTSAPMNLIVILMNLSGVLLVFLALPLVVVPLFKQALATQPPESTDLTDHVIICSHTEREDVLRNELEAAGVPSVFIDDDRETVMDLVDDGIDAMLGDPEQEQTLRAANVDDARALVIDVSDEANPEVILTARELRDDVRIISVAEDREVATYHRYAGANDVVRPRHLLGHSLAGKATISVTAELQETIELGDQLEIAELLVERDSDLAGRTIAESSMRDRLGVNVIGAWFDGEFQPAPNPETVIDGNTILLVAGSHETLTELTSRTISPSGDGSYRVVVAGYGEVGRTVSETLDDADVPHTVIDSDDQADVDVVGNVTDPDALATAGVENARSIVLALDDDTAAIYATLVLEKVAPDTEVIARANETESVRKLYRAGAEYVLALSTVTGRMLSSVLLEDEEVLTPETQFEIVRMTAPELAGQSLGEADVRARLGCTVVAAERGGELLTTLGPEFTIREDDTLIVAGSDETVNRFIEVAR, from the coding sequence ATGAATACGTGGTGGCGACGCATCGGGATTTCGCTCGTCCCCGTATTCGGGCTCGTCCTCTTCTACGCCGTCCTCTACCAGTGGGGGATGGCGACGTTCGAGGGGACGGACCGATCGCTGGTCAAGTCGATACAGATCGTCGTCGAGATCCTGACGACCGCCGGGTTCGGGGGCGATACGGATTCCTGGACGAGTGCGCCCATGAACCTCATCGTGATCCTGATGAATCTCAGCGGGGTGTTGCTCGTCTTCCTCGCCTTGCCGCTGGTCGTCGTCCCGCTCTTCAAACAGGCGCTCGCGACGCAACCGCCGGAGTCGACCGACCTCACCGACCACGTCATCATCTGTTCGCACACCGAACGCGAAGACGTACTCCGGAACGAACTCGAGGCCGCGGGCGTCCCGTCCGTCTTCATCGACGACGATCGGGAGACGGTGATGGACCTCGTCGACGACGGTATCGACGCGATGCTCGGCGACCCGGAGCAAGAGCAGACCCTCCGGGCCGCGAACGTCGACGACGCCCGCGCCCTGGTGATCGACGTCTCCGACGAGGCCAATCCCGAAGTGATCCTCACGGCACGGGAACTCCGCGACGACGTCAGGATCATCAGCGTCGCGGAGGATCGGGAGGTCGCAACCTACCACCGCTATGCCGGCGCGAACGACGTCGTTCGGCCGCGACACCTGCTCGGACACAGCCTCGCAGGAAAAGCCACGATATCGGTGACCGCAGAACTCCAGGAGACGATCGAACTCGGCGACCAACTCGAGATCGCCGAACTCCTCGTCGAGCGCGACAGCGATCTCGCCGGCCGGACGATCGCCGAGTCGAGCATGCGCGATCGGCTGGGCGTCAACGTGATCGGGGCGTGGTTCGACGGCGAATTCCAGCCGGCACCGAACCCCGAGACGGTCATCGACGGAAATACGATCCTGCTCGTCGCCGGCTCTCACGAGACGCTCACGGAACTGACCTCGCGAACGATCTCCCCGTCCGGCGACGGCTCCTATCGCGTGGTCGTCGCCGGCTACGGCGAAGTCGGGCGCACCGTCAGCGAAACGCTCGACGACGCCGACGTCCCGCACACGGTTATCGACAGCGACGACCAGGCGGACGTCGACGTCGTCGGGAACGTCACGGACCCGGACGCGCTCGCCACTGCCGGCGTCGAGAACGCCCGATCGATCGTGCTCGCGCTCGACGACGACACGGCGGCGATCTACGCCACGCTCGTCCTCGAGAAGGTCGCCCCCGACACCGAGGTGATCGCACGGGCCAACGAGACCGAAAGCGTCCGGAAGCTCTACCGGGCGGGCGCCGAATACGTCCTCGCGCTGTCGACGGTGACGGGCCGAATGCTCTCCTCGGTGTTACTCGAGGACGAAGAGGTCCTGACGCCGGAGACGCAGTTCGAGATCGTCCGCATGACGGCGCCGGAACTCGCCGGACAGAGCCTGGGCGAGGCCGACGTTCGTGCGCGACTCGGGTGTACGGTCGTCGCCGCCGAACGGGGCGGGGAGTTACTGACCACCCTCGGGCCCGAGTTCACCATCCGGGAAGACGACACACTCATCGTCGCCGGGAGCGACGAGACGGTCAACCGGTTCATCGAGGTCGCGCGGTGA